The genomic stretch GAGACGGCTGCAGCCGGTCGACTTGTTCCCGCATACGGTGCATGTCGAGTGCGTTGCATTACTTGAGCGGGTTGAATCGTAGGTTCAACCCGTCTTCCTCAATGAGGGACAAGGAGGACGCCAATGGAGAAAAATAAATTTCAAATCAAAAGAGAAGAAACGTACCGCCGTTTAATTGAAAAAGGGATGGAAATTTTTCTGCAAAAAGGGTACGCAAAGACGAAAATCGATGATATTGCAAAGGCAGCAGGCTATACAAGAGGCGCCTTTTACTTTCATTTCGAGAGCAAGGAAGACTTCTTCATGCATGCGATGAGAGGATATAACACGACTCGCGTGGAGTGGGAGAAGCTACCGTATCAGTTGGATCCTGAAAAGCTGTCGTTGGAGGAAGTGTTAAAAGCTTCATTCACCACGCTGATGAATTCGATGCATGGCGTCGGAAGCGGTTGGATCATTCTTTTTGTCGACTTCTATCAACACATTAAGCACGATGAGAAGATCACGAGTGAACTCAAAGCGATTCAGCGGAATTTTGAGGATGCTTTGATAAAGTTTCTCGACGCATTGCAAGACCG from Bacillales bacterium encodes the following:
- a CDS encoding TetR/AcrR family transcriptional regulator, with the translated sequence MEKNKFQIKREETYRRLIEKGMEIFLQKGYAKTKIDDIAKAAGYTRGAFYFHFESKEDFFMHAMRGYNTTRVEWEKLPYQLDPEKLSLEEVLKASFTTLMNSMHGVGSGWIILFVDFYQHIKHDEKITSELKAIQRNFEDALIKFLDALQDRGFISSSINTREAALQTIMVTYGYMINYYVFDQKDLDLLIQGQMKILSGE